CATCATTCCAAAGTCATAGAAAATCAACCTTCCACCATTAACATCATCTACAGCAATATTGCCAGGATGCTGCAAAACTTAGCAATATCATCAAGAAGtaaaaagaaattcaaaagtATCATATTTAGTGTTCTGATCAAGATTCAAATGACTTCAAACCAACTCTAGAATTGGAGCCTAGTGTCAGATTTCAGCAGTTCAAATTTTCACTGTAGTTATAAATAAACGATAATCAATTATTGCTTCAGGCTAATAAATGCACACTCCAACCAATATATctctttcatttgaaattgataACTTAATCATTCTTCACCAAATATAGATGATGCTAAAAGTAGAAGTGTATAGGAAGTTACAGGGTCGGCGTGAAAGAAGCCATGAGATAAAATCTGTTCAAGGTAAGATTCGACGGCATATCTACCCAACCTGATGCACAGAGGATCAGCATCCATTACATATGGAGTCAAAATCTGCTTGCCATGTTTCAAGTTAAAGGTCCTATGATTTTCACTCCATATTGCATACCTTTTGCGATCAACACCCAACTGGTCCAAAGCTTGTATCCTGTTTATTTTTATCCCTGGGACATATTCCATCGTCAGAACCTGCAAATAAAGAGATGGCCTGCTAAACAAGGTGATCTTTTAACAGAAAATCATGTACTGACTTCGACTATTCCTGAAAGTTTAAACCTGTGGAGTGGTGTACTCCCAACATATCTTGGGAACTTTAACATAATCCATGTCCTTAAAGTTAGCTGCAAACAACTCAGCATTAGCAGCTTCCTTTGTATAGTCAATTTCCTGAAAGTAGAAGTTTGACTGAGAATTATTTCTTAATCCAAAACCCAAATAATTTAAGGGAAAAGATGATTAGAAGTACAAACAGAAGCTTAAAAAATTTAGATCTTTCCAGATGTTACAAATTTGAACATTGAAAACTCTTGGCTATAATAGAACAGTTCACTGCAATCAGGCAAAGCCACCATCACCACTGAACTGGTTGAAGCAGCCATTATTATACAGCACAAACATATATCATTGTTATAAATGTATACAGTGTTCAATGCCGCAAAAGGGACAAGACCGCTTTTAGTTCCATGTACTCAGTTGCAGAACTCATTACTGACATGGAAGACTAAAATCCTAAACTCAAGTAAATTTCCTCACTTTTTTGAGGCAAACATAGAGGAGTAACCACATTAAATTTGGAGAGGTTTAAGTTCTCGCTAACCAGCaaggtgtaaaatccagcaAATTAAAATAGTTTTAATTGACTGCACATTCAGTGGAAAATTATAAGTTTAATCAACTTATTGTCTTTGAATTGCCTTTAGCTCAAGTCACAACACAACCAGAGTTTCAGATGTCATCTAATATACACCAGCATAGGCAGCATGTATTAGGATACCAGCAATCATATCCTCTCAGGACCATTCTGGATCTGTCAAACATATTTGTAGGATCATTTCAGGAAAAAAGAACTCACATAATTTAAACTTAAGAACACTTAATCACGGTACCCTAGAAGAGATCTTTTCGATTTTGCTCATATAACCAGTCACTGCAGCCATTGTAAGAGCAATATTGGTGGGTTTTCGTTTCCTGCATAAACCCTCTTTTCATCTTTAGATACTTTTGCAAAGGTTTTATCTTTCTTGTTCAGTATTGTAACACCTTTATACATCTGCTAGTGGCCTCGATGTCTTATTATAAAATAACAACTTTATCCAATATTCCCTTTCCAAAACTTCCCCCAGCAGTCTTTGACCACTTActagacttacattcatgccaGCAAATGCACAAAGTGTAGCAACCATAGCACATTATTACCTGATACAAAACATTTGCACACTCATCATAGATGGCAACCCAGTCCCTTTTTGCACCATCTGACTTTGGATCAATCTTTTGAAGGTATTCTGCAATTACCTGTAGAAATCAAGTGATGAGAGTAGGAATTTAACAAGTAAATTTGCCTATTTAACTATTCTAGTTTGTGCCCTTCAAGCAATTACTGTGACTCGATCCTAAAAGCATGACTAAACAATTGTCCAATGACTCCATACTTGACATGTTAATAGTTGTACCAAATCATGCTAAAGCTCCAAACTTGCAGAAAAGTGAATGTTGAAGCCAATATAAATTAAAGTCAGACCAAAAAGATCCAAGTGCATTACTTTCCCACTTTGCTGGGACATAAAGCACTTCATAACAAAATATGATTGCAGGAGCTGAATGCatgaaatttttgacttttacaCTAACCCTCAGATTTTTAAGATCGATATCGAAAAGATCCTTCAGTCCAGGCCTTTGTACTTTAACAACAACTTCTTGTCCATTCACTTTTGCACGATGAACTTGAcctgaaaaaagaaatttactTTGTACATAACTTCTCTTTGCAGAGATACAAAAAGGATAAGCCAATGATTACAACAAGCACATGCTGCTGAAGTCTTATATTTGGACTCCGCTTTGTCTAATGAAGATAATGTTACCAAGACTAGCAGCAGCAATTGGCTCACGATCAAATCGGTCGAACATATCATCCACTGGAGCTCCAAGTTCTTCCTCAACAATAGATACAGCAGTTTCTGATGGAAAAGGAGGAACTTGATCCTGCACAGAAAACCAGCAAGTTGCTTTAGAAATGGCATGGGCTAATTAGTACTTACTTTGGAAGTTGCATGCTCTGGTTGGTTTAAAAATGCTGCTTCAAATGAGTGAAAATTGTTGGCTTTTAGTTTCTAAAGGTAAAGCAGAAAACAAAGAGAGAATAAGCATAGGACGCCAAAATAAGCTAACAAAACCTTATTCTTCTTCTCAAAATAAGTGATTGATTTATTTCCTAACTTTCTATTCCCTGATAATTCATTTACTTAGATAATAATCTTAACCGTATGGAACCAGTGATCAATTAAAGAAAATTCATTGGTCACAAGCTAGTTTCTGCAGACAATACATCAGTCATGACAAATCCATACTTAATTCTGCCTTCTAGTAATATTTTCCTCCACCCATAAACACTAGTAGATTTAAGATCTAAATGCACTATGAAAATTTAAACTGACATTCAGTTATTAAATATTGTCTGTTAAACCAGGAAGAATTCTGccataatatcagaaaccttttatattattttttatatttaacaTTATTTAGTAAATATGATTATACAAAGTACATGTGCTTTTTGTTTCTAAAATTTGTTAATCAGTAAGATGGTGCAAAAGTAGGTGATCGCAAGGAATAGAGTAATTGAACCATAATGCAATTGAGAAGCATAGTAACTAATTTAAAATGCCTAAAGAGGTATGATACCTTTGtcacaaaagaaataaatcaccaaCTCCAAAGCAGGTATTCATTCgtaacacaagagagagagagtgcaGTAGAAAAGAGAGCATACTGGGCGCCTATGTgatgaagattttttttttaaaaaaaaatttctagcaGGGGAAGGGTGGGACTTAAGAAGCAGGGAGGGGACAGGGAAGATTTGAACCCATGACCTCTAATTCTTGGGGCCTCAACCTTAGCCACTAGACCAAGGCTTCCTCAGCCATGTGATGAAGAACTTCAAAAAGCagattgcaagaaaataaactTGATTTTGGAACCATAGCATGTTTTGGTCTGTTGGATTTATTGTcaaattgaataattgtatTCTCATGAAGCTTGTAAATGACACGAGGAAATTAGAAAAGGATAttcttcaccatttttttttttaccaaaaagaaAGTTTTGTGCTCCATAATAGGAAACGATAGCATACAATGATGCGAAGAAAAATGAATGCTATTGAAAGGAAGAATTAGACCTGAAGTTCTGACAATTGGTCAACATATTCTTGAGCAAGAATGTCTACCCTTGTCGAGAACTGCTGGCCAACTTTGATAAATGTAGGTCCTAATCTCAAGATATTTTCCTTCAGCCACTTAGCAAGGACCTTTCGCCTCTGAACTTTCTTTTCCTCTGTCATCCCACCTGCATGCACATATCTGTCAAGTGAATAACGTATTTAAAGTCATACAAACTAATGTACAGAAATCAAAATCAGAATTTAGGGCTTATCTTTGCATGTTGATTTGAAATTGTCAGAATTATGACAGGAAAGATAACAAATGTATTGCAGAAAGGGATCTGTTAGTAAATTTTACTGCAGCATGGGAGCACAATTGTCAATTTCAGCAAAATAGCTAGCAAACTATCATTCTCACAGCCTTCCTGATTGACATTAATACTGATCCAAGTGTAAATTGTTCAAGTATATAAATACAATTAGAAGCCAAAAGCTTGGCTACTCCATGAACTCAAAACAAAGATGTTTATACAATAGCAGAGAATCCTCGAAGGAAACAAACCATAGCAGATCAAGAATAACAGAGAAAAAGTTGAAGGCCAAACGGTCAACCAGAATCAGTGGAGTCATACTTAGCTATCAGTTTACTATTTACTGTAAATGGCGGCAACGTTTATGGTACCATGCTCTTGAATATTTCAAGTCAGGCTCTCCCTCATCCTTTCTTTGGCATTCTCAGTTCAATCAGAAAACTACTCATGCATCAGCCTTCTAGTTATGTGCTAAACAGTCATACACTTTAGACATTAACTGACCTCGGTAGGAGAATTTTTGGTTGTTCAACCAAACCCTGAATACAAAAGTTAGAACAAATCCCCATATTTCCAAGGTCCTTTGAATCGTTGAATATGTCTTAAATCTGCTCCATCGACCGCCAGGAGCAACAGATACCTGcagaagggggaaaaaaagctTCAAACTTCATGGCCTAACAAAAGATAAAGGAGGACAAATAATACATGTAAAAATTCACATAAAAAGCTTCGGTATAATAACTAACCTATCATATAGGAAGTCAAGCTtaacagggaaaaaaaaaagaaataaagaaagaaatgcCATCCTTTCCATGCATCTCATTTAGCTGCCCCTTTTCCATGGACAACCAATGTTATTGaacatttcatttcaaataCAAAGCAGATGGACCCAATATTTACGTTCCATCATCAATTAACGCAACAAAGTATGAAAGTTACTTTTAAGAACAATATGGAAAAcccttttttgaattttgtgtaCATACAACATTAAGGCTACTAAAAGTGCCTGTATCATCTTCAGATGCATTGGTAACAATAAGTCTAAACTTTTAATACCACATAAACTATAGTTATAAATAACTATAGAAACAAAACAAGTTATAGTCATATTTATACATGAATATAACTACAAAAGATTGCAACAAAAATGGATCCCAAAGACTTTGCCACAAAAATCCCTTCTCAAAGTTCTCTAGTTCAAAAACTTTCAATTCTGAGGCAAACAAATTTTCTGTATCAGCACATTTTATTCCTTAACGTAATTACTACTTATAATTACATTATAAACTTGTAAAGATTTTTGACGGTAACTGTATGACATAAAAAAGACCCACTTTTCTTCTTTCCAGCAAGAAACATTTAAGAACCTCCAGTCTCCCCTACTTATTTTGCTCTGCAAAACCCAAACTACCAGCCCATTAGAGGATCTTACTCTTCATGTATCTAAGATCCCAACCATTTTCTTATTTATCAGTATCACCTTTAACCATATCTTTTCCACAGGATATAATAATCAAACCAACCTCAATGCCTACTTCAAATGAAACAAAGGCAAGATTTTTTTGCTTTCTCATTTTCGCATGAATCTCCTACGTTTTCATGCAGCCTAAGATACTTCATGCTCAATGTGAAATGACCAGCCTACATAACCTACCATTACGAATCATCAGTCTTACCTACTTTATATAAGCTAATATTACTCGATATCTCCGGTATGATCAGAAATTAGCACAGAATTCAAATGCTGTTGTTCATTAGAAACCAAGAACGCCAATATACAATAAATGAACCTAGTAAGCTTTTACCTAAGCAATCAAAGAAGAATGTATAAACACTCATATATACCTCAACTTGCTGGTCTTCGCTTTGCTTAAACCACGCCTCTTCTCGCCCAATTTCCTCTAtattcctcttcctcttctctTCCTCATCCTCCACCATCACTGCCACCAGCTCCTCTTTACTCCTCAGCCCCACTCCTCCATTCCCATTCCCGTCCACATACTTAACTAAACTCCCATTCACACTTCCATTCGTATACTCCTCCACTTCCAAGCCACTAATCCCACCACAACTCCCACTGGAGTTCCCATTCAAACTCCCATTCAACTGAGTTAAAATTTCACTGTCTTTCCCCTCCACCACAGCCGTTCCTTCTTCCCTCTTCGCCGCTAAAATCCTCCAACTCCGGCGACCTAAACTCCGTTCCAACTCAAAATTCAGCCTTCTATAAACCGCGAAGCGCAGCAGCCGCCGCCGCCGCTGGCTAGAAGCATCCGGCGACAAGAATTTAATCTCCGGTAATCTCGAAGCAGATAAAGCAGCCGAAATCGTCGTCATTAGAGGATATAAATTACTCCTAAAACCCTACTCTCTTCATCCAAAGGAGCAAGTGTGTGAGTGTGTGAAAAGTGCGGAGCTCACCGTTTTGTTTTTGGCTTGGTGGAGTAGCAGCGGAGGAAAATGGTGGCTggagtttttttccttttcttactatttatattttctatttattttatttttttaattgaatttaGCTGGAGAAGAGGAAACTGAGGTGTGGTTTGTAGAGTGACACGTGGTAAGAAGATGGGAGTGGGAGTTGATTTTGAGATGTTTTGATTGGTTGAGAAAAGTTCCTTCGGATTGTCTGAGCCAAGTTAGACCACTAACCTCAAAAAAGAGGTGTTTGTCATTTCCCTCTCACTAACCACtgggccaatggctcagtggccaccaaGGAGGGATTAAGTTCCTTCTTGAACTGTTGGTGAGGGTGGTTTGAACCCTCATCAgcagcgaaaaaaatctaagaGTTGTAtcatactccctccgtcccactttgatagtcttgttttcctttttcgtctgtcccaaattgtagtctactttccaattgaagaatgtagttgtattttaattttcttaaaatgcccttattcaatgtaagttgttgttactataaacctatctcatttaatgagagttgattctttttttaccatcaattcaagttcccataaagttgtactctatttaatgtgagggtattttaggaaaatagcaatctaaatttacttttctaacaaagttaactactttttcttaaactgtgtgaaaaaagaaacaggactatcaaagtgggacggagggagtaacaCTTTCTTGAtctagttgggtctgtatacccACTAACCCCTACAacagcctccttaggctccccctcctccttagattaggatagagtaggttatacacATGTATCATtactgataaaaaaaaaaaaaagtcatttcCCTCTCACGTTTTCTTCGTTTTTGTATTGTTTTAGTTTAGCAtctaaaaatatgaaaaatatacTACTCCACTCGGTTTCAAAATTTGTTCCAAGTACCAATCAAATTACACACAAACAATTCAAAACTTTGATAGGATCCCATTTATCAATTAAGGTTAATTGGCTGATAAAAGTTAAAATTGAACCTCAAATTTAACTAATCTGTAAGATGTTGAACTCGAAACAGAATTCTAAGAAAGACAATGCTGAattaaaaattaactaaacgcATTTAGTTTTTAGCTCACTTTAAACTGAAACATAATTAAATGGGCGttagatttttctattttatgctctgaattaaacaaaaatatataaaataaaagggcTAGGTTATCAGCCGTAAAATTCAGATATTATCATTCACCTCCAATTATGTAAACTTTTGcctataaaaatataaaattttggaaaaaaaaaactaaacattGTATCCACCTCTTTATCTCGTGCACTGCATAATAGAATAATCCATAAACTATTTTGACTTCAATTTTCTTTATTCATGCTGAATGCCTACCAAGTATTTAGTTTGAATTTGACTTTCAGTTTCAGCTCCACTTAGTTGTAAAAATGCATGCCAATGGAACAACCAAGATTAATGCCTCAATATCAGAGTTCTTCAAATAAGTTTCATCAAATGTGattatattttaattcaatGTTAGTTTTTATCTCACCATTTATGAGTTATCTGCATTGATATTGAATCATAATACGTATTTAGGATGTATTAATTCTACCTTGGCAAATTActtttaattatataaaatctagagaattttttttttaaaaataaagcTACAAAATGCATTATAAATTCAAGACTACAAACACACGCATCGATTGGATTAGTTGCACCAATTCGGGCCGGGCTGCTATAGCTAGGATGGACTGCTCATGTGTTGTATTAATATATAATCGCCAATGTCATTTTGAATCTGGGCCAACCTGAATTTGGTTAATTCTTGTTGAAACTTGGCTGGCCTCTGAAATGTGCTATTTTGGGCGGATTCTAATAAGTTTAGCGAAGTCCAGATCGTGATGCCCCAGGTCACAAACTGTTTGCAATTTGGAGTTCCCACCACCAGAAAGCACTTTACAAAAACGTGAAAACCGTCTAGTggtttatttgaattttttttttatagaaaaacaCTACTGTAAGAATTtttttgatataatatatataagataaaaaattattcaaagataattaaaaaatatatttatgatacaaacAAATAATGTTGTTCAAATTACAGATTATCCAGACAAACTTGAATCCAAAAATTGTCACAAGCTAAATTCTTTTGAATAATTAGCTATCTACATAACATAAATCATATGATAGATATGATAAAATACTATTATCAATAACAAGAAATATCTTTTCAGATACTTATAATTTTCTTAAAACAATCGACAGCGTTTATAGTCTATACTATTCTAATCATGAGTCCTTTTTAACAagtatttttctcactccaTTGTATCACTCCCGAATAGGGATGCAATCGGTTCTCGAACTCGATTTAAGTTAAAAAGTTCGGATTCAAGTTCGTCGAGTTTTTGAAAGTTGAGCTCGTTTTTCTTTTGTCTTACTCAAACTTGTGCAAAATCGAACTCAATCGAACTTAATATGAGATTAATCTAGTTTaagaaatataaatttacattttatataattttaaacaagGGACGATATAAACATTTCATACTAACaaataaaaagattaaaaaatatatacatatatgtatatatgtaaaGTTGAATTAAAACTTGACAAGATTTCAAACTTTACATCCTAAGCACAAGGTCAAGCTTGTCAAATAATTCGAACTCAAGTTCAAATTCAGTCACCAAATTCAAGCACGAGTTTGGTCAAATAACCTAGCGAACTATTCAAACTCAACTCATTTGCACTCTAATTCAAGAGCAAATGTACAATTCAACTGATTTATTCCATTAATTTGGTTCAAAACCCGACCTGATACCGAGacattgggtttgtttggatagagtattatttggaataattactgtaatacttttttatgatgtgatgtatgtacgATAAAAAGGtagttgggaatataaaaaggtggattggaaaatgtgtttacgatgtaagcgaaatattatttggaaaacTTGCTAtccaagcgaaatattatttggaaaaacCTACTGAATGTGTTTGgatcatagttattaaatccgGTCTGGTCCGCCGGTTTGACCAATCAACCCGATGAACCGACATTAAACCGGGCCAGTTCTCTAATTAGATCATTTATGCAGATGAACCATTGACTTTTCAACGGCTCGACGGTTCAACCGGATTAAATCGAAAACCCGGTCGGTTTTGTGGGGCAACCGGTTTTGAGGAAAATGGTATTTCCAAGCCTTTGCTTGGAGTCGAATCCAGGACCTTTGGTATTGTTTACGAAACGCTCACCACCAAACTTTGTCACTTGTTCATTAATAGCCATTCTTATGCTATATGAACGTTTTGTtaatttatctttattttttttaattctccaaaacaaatttatttagaatcttttaataaaacttATGACCCCTATAttctataaattataaaatagatttcaaaaataacatattacataatttattttaaagacaaatattgtttttaattattttttgcatttaaaattattaaataacCTAGATAATTACAGTAAACatataaaattttacacttgaagtttgatggattactaattaaatttatgttttgttgattcttatatgaattaaatattctatagcaaattaaattaaatgaatatttgttataacattatttattacaatttatatcatatatcctatatcaaaatttataagatataatatttaaatatatttagtgacccacTGGTTCAACAACTCACCCATCGGTTGAACCAGTGacccgttgacccacctccTTCGCCGGTCTCCTTTCCGGgccgagtttaataactatggtttgGACTGCatagttttgaaataaaataatttacttcacaaattccaatcatttttttatattttcaatcatttttttatttcacatatatcgcatcacaaaaaatactatagaaattatctcaaataaatcatccaaataaactcctatccaaaaAGTTCTATAGGAACTATCTTTTACCATCACTTCTCCGTCTTAGCGTCATATCAACGCGTTGACCTCACGCACCTATATATGACAGAGCAATCAGTGGTACggtccatttttttctttctccctccACACTCCGCCATCACATTTTTCCTCTCtccaattcaaaattttgagagCTCCATCCAACcctagctctctctctctctctctctagaattgtatatacatagatatataGAAGAAAGGTACAATCGCACGGGAAAATGAGGAAGGGCACTAAGAGAAAGGCGCCGAGCCGCAAAGACGGAGCCGCTAAATCCAAGCCGGAGGAGGCCGAGAATGAGGCGAGTAAAGCCACCGTAGAAGAGAACAACAAGGAGGAGGTGGTTGAGAAGAGCCAATCCGCGGCTGCTGCTGCTGAAGAGGAAGAGAGTAGTAAAGTTGAGCAGACTGAGGAGAACAACAAGTCTGAGCCGAGTACCAAGCTGGCTGAGGAGGAGAACGAGGAAAAGGAGAAGGAGGAGCAGAGTACCAAGCCGGttgaagagaagaagaagggaaagGAGAAGGTGGAGCCGAGTAAAGCTGTGAAGCGACGGGGTAAGCGAGCTAGAATAACGAAGCAGGAGGATGAGCCTGAGTACTTCGAGGAGAAGCGTAATCTGGTAAATTCTTATTCCTTATGAGAAATTATTTACTGTTTCTGTTTTGATAATGTGCTGTGATTCTTGATAAGTATTGCATTTTGATTGAATTTTTGCTTACAACTTGATTTTTAACTTCTCTTTTTGCATTTTGATTCTCGAGATCTTAGTAACTGGCGTTTCAGGTGAAGTTCTCCTTTGATATTCGTGATTTTATTCGTTTAAAGTATGTGAGCGTAGGGAAATAAGCTCAACTCCCTCCagtatttttaatttttcttcattGTGCTTAGGTGCACGTTcacatttgtatttttttgaTGATATGGACTTCGACTTTGTATGATATTTTTACCtgagaattaaaaaaaaag
This sequence is a window from Coffea eugenioides isolate CCC68of chromosome 7, Ceug_1.0, whole genome shotgun sequence. Protein-coding genes within it:
- the LOC113778219 gene encoding protein ACTIVITY OF BC1 COMPLEX KINASE 8, chloroplastic, translated to MTTISAALSASRLPEIKFLSPDASSQRRRRLLRFAVYRRLNFELERSLGRRSWRILAAKREEGTAVVEGKDSEILTQLNGSLNGNSSGSCGGISGLEVEEYTNGSVNGSLVKYVDGNGNGGVGLRSKEELVAVMVEDEEEKRKRNIEEIGREEAWFKQSEDQQVEVSVAPGGRWSRFKTYSTIQRTLEIWGFVLTFVFRVWLNNQKFSYRGGMTEEKKVQRRKVLAKWLKENILRLGPTFIKVGQQFSTRVDILAQEYVDQLSELQDQVPPFPSETAVSIVEEELGAPVDDMFDRFDREPIAAASLGQVHRAKVNGQEVVVKVQRPGLKDLFDIDLKNLRVIAEYLQKIDPKSDGAKRDWVAIYDECANVLYQEIDYTKEAANAELFAANFKDMDYVKVPKICWEYTTPQVLTMEYVPGIKINRIQALDQLGVDRKRLGRYAVESYLEQILSHGFFHADPHPGNIAVDDVNGGRLIFYDFGMMGSISPNIREGLLDVFYGVYEKDADKVLQAMIQMGVLVPTGDVTAVRRTAQFFLNSFEERLAAQRREREMAATELGFKKPLSKEEKIEKKKQRLAAIGEDLLAIAADQPFRFPATFTFVVRAFSVLDGIGKGLDPRFDITEIAKPYALELLRFREAGVEVILKDFRKRWDRQSRAFYNLFRQADRVEKLAEIIQRLEQGDLKLRVRALESERAFQRIAAVQKTIGSAVAAGSLINLATILYINSITMPASIAYAICAFFGLQVLIGVVKVKKLDQRERLITGTA